In candidate division KSB1 bacterium, the following are encoded in one genomic region:
- a CDS encoding GNAT family N-acetyltransferase: MQPPLFLNGSLIHLRPVDLDADLEMFYRGENDPLVRDALFLAFPVTRQALRSRLTQQLESREAILFTICTNETGRAVGVTAFFRIDYVSRAAVFYLALLDSEAWGKGYGGEATRLMVDYAFATLNLNRIQLHVCAENTPAIRIYEKAGFVKEGVLRQAMYRRGGYVDFWVMGILREDWERNKAV, translated from the coding sequence ATGCAGCCGCCTCTCTTCTTGAACGGGAGCCTCATCCATCTCCGGCCGGTGGACTTGGACGCAGACCTGGAGATGTTTTATCGTGGGGAGAACGATCCGCTCGTACGGGATGCGCTCTTCCTTGCCTTTCCGGTGACACGCCAGGCACTGCGTTCCAGGCTCACGCAGCAGCTGGAGAGCCGTGAGGCAATCTTGTTCACCATCTGCACCAACGAAACGGGACGCGCAGTCGGGGTGACTGCGTTTTTCCGCATTGATTACGTGAGCAGGGCCGCGGTGTTCTACCTGGCACTTTTGGACTCCGAGGCGTGGGGCAAAGGGTATGGCGGAGAGGCCACGCGGCTCATGGTCGACTATGCCTTCGCCACCCTGAACTTGAATCGCATCCAGCTGCATGTATGCGCGGAGAATACCCCGGCGATTCGCATCTATGAGAAGGCGGGGTTCGTCAAGGAGGGGGTATTGCGCCAGGCCATGTATCGCCGGGGTGGCTACGTGGACTTTTGGGTGATGGGGATTCTGAGGGAGGATTGGGAAAGGAATAAGGCGGTATAG
- a CDS encoding sodium:solute symporter, whose translation MTTTFAFLDWLWLVLFTLLMVICGVFFYRLGKRSQSDFFLAGRGLPWWLPASSVYATHTATDTPIWVTGVIYKYGLAGLWYTFFCAWAAVSSFVSTRIFRRSLAYSQAEWQSLRFSGLGSEMLRGWVAGWQVFMNMFILGWVGIAMGKLCNVFFGWPLWVGLVTFSSICVIYVLAAGYWGVVMADFQQGVIAFIMITLVSAWGVVAAGGPRGIVSRLSAMNSSCAWTLPEVKAPMAMGTVRITDPATGEVLASSEEPFVVAPATSSGTKAFQQRAKEALYARGKPGQVLFPARSDTLQAGGTYTIVWVPEKDRRLVKVEVSLDGGTTWQVVERSHYQGQRWRLNPVSFTGFFRGQFPVAWFVTMLVVALLGGFGMGTSIDWYTEAQRIQSARTVRDASYCIWAGTLAGLVRNAMWAVAILGFFVLFPHIATQKEYEMGWYVIGFKYLPVGMVGFFFAGILAIHLSTISTHLNLGAMYATRDFYHHYVNPQASEQRLVWVGRIATLVVLGGSFVFGLIIGEEITAWLIFALWIMAAGVWLPNILQVIWWRFNAWGYLSAWAANLGLSWLVVWVLPRFGLIPELPDYLQFWSLIVLNAIIYVPITLLTKPEDMDHLVKYYVMSRPIGFWGPVRREAIRRGLLR comes from the coding sequence ATGACAACAACCTTCGCTTTCTTAGACTGGCTGTGGCTTGTGTTGTTCACGCTCTTAATGGTGATCTGTGGCGTTTTCTTCTATCGTCTGGGTAAGCGTTCGCAGTCGGACTTTTTCCTGGCTGGACGGGGCTTGCCGTGGTGGCTTCCGGCCTCCTCGGTCTACGCCACGCACACCGCCACCGACACGCCCATATGGGTGACGGGCGTGATCTACAAGTACGGGTTGGCAGGGCTGTGGTACACCTTCTTCTGCGCCTGGGCCGCGGTGAGCTCGTTTGTCTCCACAAGGATCTTCCGCCGCTCGTTGGCTTACAGTCAAGCGGAGTGGCAGAGCCTGCGCTTTAGTGGCCTGGGCAGTGAAATGCTGCGTGGGTGGGTGGCAGGATGGCAGGTTTTCATGAACATGTTCATCCTGGGGTGGGTCGGGATCGCCATGGGTAAGCTGTGCAACGTCTTCTTTGGCTGGCCGTTGTGGGTGGGGCTGGTTACCTTTTCCTCAATCTGCGTGATCTATGTGCTGGCCGCCGGCTATTGGGGCGTGGTCATGGCCGATTTTCAGCAGGGTGTCATTGCCTTCATCATGATCACCCTGGTGTCGGCATGGGGAGTGGTAGCTGCGGGCGGGCCACGCGGCATCGTCAGCAGGCTGAGCGCGATGAACAGCAGCTGCGCCTGGACTCTCCCGGAGGTCAAGGCTCCTATGGCCATGGGGACGGTGCGCATCACCGATCCGGCAACTGGCGAGGTGCTGGCCAGCAGTGAGGAGCCCTTCGTGGTAGCACCGGCAACGAGCAGTGGAACAAAGGCTTTCCAGCAACGAGCGAAGGAGGCACTTTATGCAAGGGGCAAGCCAGGGCAGGTGCTCTTTCCGGCGCGGAGTGACACATTGCAGGCGGGCGGAACCTACACGATAGTGTGGGTGCCGGAAAAAGACCGTCGCCTCGTGAAAGTGGAGGTATCCTTGGATGGAGGGACCACTTGGCAGGTAGTGGAGCGCAGCCATTACCAGGGGCAGCGCTGGCGCCTCAACCCTGTGAGCTTCACCGGGTTTTTCCGCGGTCAGTTCCCAGTGGCATGGTTTGTGACCATGCTCGTGGTGGCTCTGCTGGGCGGCTTTGGCATGGGCACCAGCATCGATTGGTATACCGAGGCCCAGCGCATCCAGTCTGCACGAACCGTGCGCGATGCCTCCTACTGCATCTGGGCCGGTACCCTTGCTGGCCTGGTGCGGAATGCCATGTGGGCAGTCGCGATCCTCGGCTTCTTCGTGCTCTTTCCGCACATCGCCACGCAGAAGGAGTATGAGATGGGATGGTACGTCATCGGGTTCAAGTACCTCCCCGTGGGAATGGTGGGCTTTTTCTTCGCCGGCATCCTTGCAATTCATCTTTCGACCATTTCCACCCATCTGAACCTGGGCGCCATGTATGCGACGCGCGACTTTTATCACCACTACGTGAACCCGCAGGCCAGCGAGCAGCGCCTCGTGTGGGTGGGCAGAATCGCCACGCTGGTGGTCCTGGGCGGCTCGTTCGTATTCGGCCTGATCATCGGCGAAGAGATCACCGCCTGGCTCATCTTTGCCCTCTGGATCATGGCCGCAGGGGTGTGGTTGCCCAACATCCTGCAGGTGATCTGGTGGCGCTTCAACGCGTGGGGCTACCTGAGCGCCTGGGCCGCTAATCTGGGCTTGAGCTGGCTGGTGGTGTGGGTGCTGCCCCGATTTGGCCTCATACCCGAGCTGCCCGACTACTTGCAGTTCTGGTCCCTGATTGTGCTCAACGCCATCATCTATGTGCCAATCACGTTGCTGACCAAGCCGGAGGACATGGACCACCTGGTGAAGTACTACGTCATGTCCAGGCCCATCGGCTTCTGGGGGCCGGTCCGGCGCGAGGCAATACGCCGCGGTCTGCTTAGGTGA
- a CDS encoding thymidine phosphorylase, translated as MTARDIISRKRDGHRLTREEIDYFVRGYVKGRIPDYQMAALLMAIFLRGMDTAETSWLTEVMLLSGETLDFSDVPGPKVDKHSTGGVGDKVSLVLAPWVAATGVNVPMISGRGLGHTGGTLDKLEAIPGFRTDFEPEELRSLLREVGVFIAGQTARLVPADRKIYALRDATGTVESVPLVTASILSKKLAEGIDSLVLDVKTGGGAFFQQPEQAEELARTLVSTAQARGLRTIALLTSMEQPLGTMVGPWLEVKEAVHCLRGTGENDIMEVTTALGALMLLSAGQARSFEQAQQILQDALATGAAYEKFRQMVAAQGGELAVIDNVDSYPEPRFQADVHSLREGFVIGIDARAIGRAVCLLGGGRQVVEDAIDHQAGAVLHKKIGDPVRVGDVLASLHSNRSAVLDEAARLVLDAYCVAAEPVPPLPLIFKVIDAGGSHAWPLEGYRFPHEESARHEAAPPGG; from the coding sequence ATGACTGCCCGAGACATCATCAGCCGCAAACGCGACGGGCACCGCTTGACGCGCGAAGAGATCGACTACTTCGTGCGTGGCTACGTCAAGGGAAGGATCCCCGACTACCAGATGGCAGCCCTGCTCATGGCCATCTTTCTGCGCGGCATGGACACCGCAGAGACCTCCTGGCTTACCGAAGTCATGCTCCTGTCCGGAGAGACCCTCGACTTTAGCGACGTGCCGGGGCCCAAGGTCGACAAGCACAGCACTGGCGGGGTGGGAGATAAGGTGTCGCTCGTGCTCGCCCCCTGGGTTGCGGCTACGGGCGTGAATGTGCCGATGATTTCAGGGCGCGGCCTTGGTCATACCGGCGGCACCCTGGACAAACTTGAGGCAATCCCCGGATTTCGCACCGACTTTGAGCCGGAAGAACTAAGGAGTCTACTCCGCGAGGTGGGGGTGTTTATTGCCGGCCAGACCGCCCGCCTGGTTCCTGCAGACCGGAAGATCTATGCCCTACGCGATGCCACTGGCACCGTGGAGTCTGTGCCCTTGGTGACGGCCAGTATCCTCAGCAAAAAGCTAGCGGAAGGGATCGATAGCCTGGTGCTGGACGTGAAGACGGGCGGCGGGGCATTCTTCCAGCAGCCTGAGCAGGCAGAAGAGCTGGCGCGCACCTTGGTCTCAACAGCACAGGCGCGCGGCTTGCGGACAATCGCCCTGCTGACAAGCATGGAACAGCCCTTGGGGACGATGGTGGGACCTTGGTTGGAAGTCAAGGAGGCGGTCCACTGCCTGCGGGGCACAGGCGAGAACGATATCATGGAGGTCACCACCGCACTGGGCGCGTTGATGTTGCTCTCGGCAGGCCAGGCTCGCTCGTTCGAACAGGCCCAGCAGATTCTGCAGGACGCCCTTGCCACTGGCGCTGCCTACGAGAAATTTCGGCAGATGGTGGCTGCGCAAGGCGGGGAGCTGGCGGTGATCGACAACGTGGACTCTTATCCTGAACCGCGCTTTCAGGCGGACGTGCACAGTCTCCGCGAGGGATTTGTTATCGGCATCGATGCGCGCGCAATCGGCAGGGCCGTCTGTCTTCTGGGCGGCGGCCGCCAAGTCGTAGAAGACGCCATCGACCACCAGGCAGGGGCTGTGCTGCACAAGAAGATAGGAGACCCGGTAAGGGTGGGTGATGTCCTGGCATCGCTCCATTCCAACAGGAGCGCGGTGCTGGATGAGGCGGCGCGGTTGGTTCTGGATGCCTACTGTGTTGCTGCCGAGCCCGTTCCGCCTCTGCCACTGATTTTCAAGGTCATCGATGCAGGCGGAAGCCATGCATGGCCCCTGGAAGGCTATCGGTTTCCACATGAAGAGAGCGCGCGACACGAGGCAGCCCCTCCGGGAGGGTGA
- the deoC gene encoding deoxyribose-phosphate aldolase has protein sequence MAKLIDHTLLKPEATKEQIVRLCQEAVQYGFASVCVNPCWVRLCAEAVRGSGVLVCSVVGFPLGAHTMVTKALEAAHAVRDGAQEVDMVINIGMLKSGEHRYVEADIRGVVRAASPARVKVIIEACLLTDQEKIYACLLAQRAGAHFVKTSTGFSTGGATAADVALMRRVVGTSMGVKAAGGIRDLATAQTMVAAGADRIGASASVSIVSGQKTS, from the coding sequence TTGGCAAAGCTCATTGACCATACCTTGCTCAAGCCTGAGGCCACCAAGGAGCAGATCGTACGTCTGTGCCAGGAGGCGGTCCAGTATGGTTTTGCCAGTGTGTGCGTGAATCCCTGCTGGGTCCGACTCTGCGCCGAGGCGGTGCGGGGTTCGGGCGTGCTAGTCTGCTCGGTCGTGGGGTTCCCGCTGGGCGCCCATACGATGGTCACAAAGGCTCTGGAGGCAGCGCACGCAGTACGCGATGGCGCCCAGGAAGTGGACATGGTCATCAACATCGGCATGCTCAAGTCTGGTGAGCACCGTTACGTGGAGGCGGACATCCGTGGCGTGGTGCGGGCTGCAAGCCCGGCGCGGGTGAAGGTGATCATAGAGGCCTGCCTTCTCACAGATCAGGAGAAGATCTATGCCTGCCTTTTGGCGCAAAGGGCAGGGGCGCATTTTGTCAAGACGTCGACGGGGTTCAGCACCGGCGGCGCTACAGCTGCCGACGTGGCTCTGATGCGGCGGGTGGTGGGCACGAGCATGGGCGTAAAAGCGGCAGGCGGTATCCGCGATTTGGCAACCGCCCAGACAATGGTGGCCGCTGGAGCCGACCGCATCGGCGCCAGCGCCAGCGTCAGCATCGTGAGCGGCCAGAAAACCTCCTAA
- the glmM gene encoding phosphoglucosamine mutase, with amino-acid sequence MSSERLMVSVSGIRGTVGGSLTPEVVLRYAQAYGTTVGEGAIVVGRDSRVTGEMVMHGVFAGLLSVGRDVIDLGVVPTPTTQLAVEKLRARGGIVITASHNPIQWNALKLLAEDGLFLGPDQGEVVNRLAREAKFPLVPWDRVGKVRRYERAVADHLEAIERLSVLDVPAIRRRRFKVVVDCCHGAGGVILPQLCAHLGCEAHFLYEEPNGLFPRNPEPRPEHLGELCQAVKSLGADIGFAVDPDVDRLAIVSERGEPLGEDYTLVLAVKLILSKRTGKVVVNASTTRAIDDVAAAHGAEVVRAKVGEINVALKAREVGAVIAGEGNGGVMLPELHLGRDAPVGIALTLQHLVEFGGTISALNATLPQYVMVKDRVELPGSANPAPIVQRLAAERRDERLDLLDGVKILYDRAWVHVRPSNTEPIIRIIAEAPSAAQAQELVDSLKHDLMRIAG; translated from the coding sequence GTGAGCAGTGAGCGGCTAATGGTGTCGGTTTCCGGCATCCGAGGCACGGTGGGAGGAAGCCTGACGCCGGAGGTGGTGCTTCGCTATGCCCAGGCCTATGGTACCACGGTCGGCGAGGGGGCGATTGTGGTGGGCAGGGACTCGCGCGTGACTGGCGAGATGGTCATGCATGGGGTCTTCGCTGGATTGTTGTCCGTCGGGCGCGACGTGATCGACCTTGGGGTAGTGCCTACGCCTACCACGCAATTGGCAGTGGAAAAGTTGCGTGCTCGTGGCGGCATCGTCATCACCGCAAGTCACAATCCGATTCAGTGGAATGCGTTGAAGCTCTTGGCCGAGGACGGCCTCTTCCTTGGGCCGGACCAGGGAGAGGTGGTCAACAGGCTCGCGCGCGAGGCAAAGTTCCCTTTAGTGCCCTGGGACCGCGTGGGCAAGGTCCGGCGCTATGAGCGGGCTGTGGCAGACCACCTTGAGGCCATCGAACGACTCTCGGTCCTTGACGTGCCTGCCATCCGCAGGAGGCGGTTCAAGGTGGTGGTGGATTGCTGCCATGGCGCGGGCGGGGTCATCCTGCCCCAACTGTGCGCGCACTTGGGGTGCGAGGCCCACTTTCTCTATGAAGAACCCAACGGGCTCTTTCCCCGCAATCCAGAGCCGCGACCCGAGCACCTGGGCGAGCTGTGCCAGGCGGTGAAAAGCCTGGGGGCGGACATCGGCTTCGCTGTGGACCCTGATGTGGACAGGCTGGCCATCGTTTCCGAACGGGGTGAGCCTTTGGGCGAGGACTATACGCTGGTGCTGGCGGTCAAGCTCATCCTCAGCAAGCGGACCGGCAAGGTGGTGGTAAACGCCTCTACGACGCGAGCCATTGACGACGTTGCCGCGGCTCACGGCGCCGAAGTGGTGCGCGCGAAGGTCGGCGAGATCAACGTGGCGCTCAAGGCGCGAGAGGTGGGTGCGGTCATTGCCGGCGAAGGGAACGGCGGGGTGATGCTGCCAGAGCTTCACCTGGGCCGGGACGCGCCGGTGGGCATTGCGCTGACGCTCCAGCACCTGGTGGAGTTCGGTGGCACAATCTCCGCACTTAACGCGACACTGCCGCAGTACGTGATGGTCAAGGATAGGGTCGAACTGCCTGGCAGTGCCAATCCGGCGCCCATTGTCCAGCGGCTTGCCGCCGAGCGCCGGGATGAACGCCTTGATCTGTTGGATGGGGTGAAGATCCTGTATGACCGCGCCTGGGTGCACGTGCGTCCCTCCAACACCGAGCCCATTATCCGCATCATCGCCGAGGCCCCCAGCGCCGCTCAGGCCCAGGAACTGGTGGACTCGCTGAAGCATGATCTCATGCGCATAGCTGGGTGA
- a CDS encoding glycoside hydrolase family 5 protein, which produces MRKATFRSPVFLVLILVSTLACSRDKTPLQAEAPFSPPQSALDPFVQNTLLAKGVNLGNALEAPREGDWGVVLEERYFQLIKEAGFTAVRIPTRWSAHAKATAPFTIDKDFFDRVEWAVRQALQRGLAVVLNMHHYEEIMQDPAGHRQRFLAMWDQIARHFRDYPAELFFELLNEPSGNLSPETWNAMLVEGIQVVRSSNPYRILIVGPCNWNAMSALESLRLPEGERGLIVTVHYYNPFQFTHQGAEWVEGSQAWLGTTWSGTPQQKNAIELEFVRAKLWAEQQNRPLFLGEFGAYSKADMNSRALWTAFVARQAEKYGMSWCYWEFCAGFGLYDRNAGDWLYPLLRALIP; this is translated from the coding sequence ATGCGAAAGGCAACTTTTCGTAGCCCCGTGTTTCTCGTGCTCATCCTTGTGTCAACCCTGGCGTGCAGCAGGGACAAGACGCCCCTGCAGGCCGAGGCGCCATTTTCACCTCCGCAAAGCGCCCTTGACCCGTTCGTGCAGAACACGCTTCTGGCGAAGGGCGTCAACCTGGGCAACGCCTTGGAAGCACCCCGGGAAGGCGACTGGGGAGTGGTCCTGGAAGAACGGTATTTCCAGCTCATCAAAGAGGCGGGGTTCACTGCGGTGAGGATTCCCACCCGCTGGTCCGCGCACGCCAAGGCCACCGCGCCGTTCACCATCGACAAGGATTTTTTCGACCGCGTGGAATGGGCGGTGAGGCAAGCATTGCAGCGCGGACTTGCTGTGGTCCTCAACATGCACCACTACGAAGAAATCATGCAGGACCCAGCAGGACACAGACAGCGTTTTCTCGCCATGTGGGATCAGATTGCCCGCCATTTCCGAGACTATCCGGCAGAGCTTTTCTTTGAGCTCCTCAACGAACCGAGCGGCAACCTTTCCCCGGAGACGTGGAACGCAATGCTGGTGGAAGGCATCCAGGTTGTGCGCAGCTCAAATCCCTATCGCATCCTCATCGTCGGCCCGTGCAACTGGAACGCCATGAGCGCGCTGGAATCGTTGCGCTTGCCCGAAGGGGAGCGCGGTCTCATCGTGACCGTTCATTACTACAATCCCTTCCAGTTCACCCATCAGGGGGCTGAGTGGGTCGAAGGGAGCCAAGCATGGCTGGGCACCACCTGGAGCGGGACGCCCCAACAGAAGAATGCCATCGAACTGGAGTTCGTCCGCGCAAAGCTCTGGGCCGAGCAGCAGAATCGGCCGCTTTTCCTGGGCGAGTTCGGGGCATATAGCAAGGCGGACATGAATTCGCGGGCATTATGGACTGCTTTTGTGGCGCGACAAGCCGAGAAGTACGGCATGAGTTGGTGTTACTGGGAATTCTGCGCCGGGTTTGGCCTTTACGACCGCAACGCTGGGGACTGGCTGTACCCTCTATTGCGCGCCCTCATACCGTGA
- a CDS encoding MBL fold metallo-hydrolase — MFTYDRGIRLSGSELWLDAEHKVAFSYVSHGHADHLKAHHHIIATPPTIRFFQQRQHKVKATPVEYRQPFELDGFTIELFPSGHILGSSMIRVERDGVSLLYTGDFKLRASATAEAIEIPQADVLIMECTFGRPEYRFVDRDTLIEGLVHFVEETLLWGSVPAILAYSLGKGQEAMKLLGDRGFRVTVWPAMWELALIYQDFGIEFPNCGPWNYDTPRGEVLVIPPQALRYRSVRAIPRLRTLLLSGWAADPTAKYRYGADEALPFSDHADFDELIQFVRAVGPKQVFTTHGFSDFPHHLRAAGFPAQALAEGGQLSLL; from the coding sequence TTGTTCACCTATGACCGCGGTATTCGGCTTTCGGGTTCTGAGCTTTGGCTGGATGCGGAACACAAGGTTGCTTTTTCTTACGTTTCACATGGCCATGCCGACCACCTAAAGGCTCACCACCACATTATCGCAACCCCGCCCACTATTCGCTTTTTTCAGCAGCGCCAACACAAGGTGAAGGCAACGCCCGTGGAATACCGTCAGCCTTTCGAGTTGGACGGATTCACCATCGAGCTTTTTCCTTCGGGTCACATCCTCGGTTCCTCCATGATCAGAGTCGAGCGCGATGGGGTCAGCTTGCTCTACACTGGCGACTTTAAGCTGCGGGCAAGTGCGACGGCAGAAGCGATCGAGATCCCACAGGCGGATGTGCTCATCATGGAGTGCACCTTTGGCCGACCGGAGTACCGGTTTGTAGATCGCGACACGCTTATCGAGGGGCTGGTGCACTTTGTGGAGGAGACGCTGCTCTGGGGTTCGGTGCCAGCAATTCTGGCCTACTCCTTGGGCAAAGGTCAAGAGGCCATGAAGCTCCTAGGCGACCGAGGGTTTAGGGTCACAGTCTGGCCGGCGATGTGGGAGTTAGCCCTGATCTACCAGGACTTTGGCATCGAGTTCCCAAATTGTGGCCCCTGGAACTATGACACGCCGCGCGGGGAGGTGCTGGTCATCCCACCGCAGGCTCTGCGCTATCGTTCGGTGCGCGCCATCCCGCGCCTACGCACCCTGTTGCTGTCAGGATGGGCAGCCGACCCAACGGCAAAATACCGCTATGGTGCCGACGAGGCGCTCCCTTTCAGTGACCACGCTGATTTCGACGAACTCATCCAATTCGTGCGGGCCGTGGGACCGAAACAGGTATTCACCACGCACGGTTTTTCCGATTTTCCGCACCATTTGCGCGCCGCAGGATTCCCTGCCCAAGCCCTGGCTGAAGGGGGCCAGCTTTCACTGTTGTAG
- a CDS encoding DEAD/DEAH box helicase, giving the protein MPMVEVADYIAEEAAVAMRQAIAEAGGNEVFFVGHTDDDGAVRTIKVLARGNQEAVPAVTRAVNPGDAVIHNHPHGPLTPSEADLAVASHVGQLGVAFYIVNNDVDDIYVVVEPSPVERELPLDPEELAALIRPGGPISRKLKGYEDRPQQVEMIEAVCRAFNEHRLAVIEAGTGTGKTLAYLLPAIFWSVRNKQRCVVSTHTINLQEQIVKKDIPFLHQVLKEDFSAVLVKGRGNYACLRKVSELEREPELLVDEENTAELQALLAWAKVTKDGSRSDLPFMPRAETWEAIASESDTCARAKCPHFAQCFVNRARREAAKAHILVANHHLLFADLAVREQLGTAGEAAVLPPYRHIIFDEAHNIEEVASSYFGSRITRAGLARLLRRFHRPAKDGNKGLLHLAGAKVHTHSDVLPIELLWEATSLIERTLVPLVDQLLEENSATMELLYQAVRARAEEQEGEAKLRLTPFAQRELLAGEPEEKVRALCSGLRQFAAKVAGLLRTLERIARYAEQDFSSLLIELRAAGERLEAAADTVEDILFGTDDENTRWIEVKAGQRENIVRLLSAPIEIGPMMRTAVFDRFQTVVMTSATLTVAGTFDFLNERTGAGLVRKRHEVILPAPFDFERQVIVGVPLDIPDPRDHQFAAVLSELVFQALLISEGRAFVLFTSYGLLNKIHRELDPLLMEHGIVALKQGTDDRHRLLERFRRDTTSVLFGTDSFWQGVDVEGEALESVIITKLPFQVPTEPLVEARLEAIKNRGGNPFTEYTVPWATLKFKQGFGRLIRRKTDRGCVLIFDRRVVLKSYGSVFLGSLPKCQLVTGTTEEVFAALREFFARTRRT; this is encoded by the coding sequence ATGCCGATGGTCGAGGTGGCAGACTACATCGCCGAGGAGGCGGCGGTGGCGATGCGGCAGGCCATAGCCGAGGCGGGAGGCAACGAGGTCTTTTTTGTTGGGCACACTGACGACGACGGCGCGGTGCGCACGATAAAGGTGCTGGCACGCGGCAACCAGGAAGCCGTACCAGCAGTGACACGCGCCGTCAATCCCGGCGACGCGGTCATCCACAACCATCCCCATGGTCCACTCACCCCCTCCGAGGCAGATTTAGCTGTGGCTTCCCATGTGGGACAGCTCGGCGTGGCATTCTACATCGTGAACAACGACGTGGATGACATCTACGTTGTTGTCGAGCCGAGCCCCGTGGAGAGAGAGCTCCCCTTGGACCCGGAGGAGCTCGCGGCCCTCATCCGGCCCGGTGGGCCGATCTCCAGAAAGCTGAAAGGCTACGAGGACCGCCCTCAGCAGGTGGAGATGATCGAAGCCGTGTGCCGGGCGTTCAATGAGCACAGACTGGCGGTCATCGAAGCCGGAACAGGCACTGGCAAAACGCTGGCCTATCTTCTGCCCGCCATCTTTTGGAGCGTGCGCAACAAGCAGCGATGCGTGGTCTCCACCCACACCATCAACCTGCAAGAACAGATCGTCAAGAAGGACATCCCCTTTCTCCATCAAGTCCTCAAGGAGGATTTCAGCGCTGTCCTGGTCAAGGGGCGGGGCAATTACGCCTGCCTGCGCAAAGTGAGCGAGTTGGAGCGTGAACCCGAGCTGCTTGTGGACGAGGAAAACACCGCTGAGCTCCAGGCGCTGCTGGCCTGGGCAAAGGTGACTAAGGACGGCAGCCGTTCGGACCTTCCCTTCATGCCGCGCGCGGAGACCTGGGAGGCAATTGCCTCGGAGAGCGACACCTGCGCGCGCGCCAAGTGTCCGCACTTTGCCCAATGCTTTGTCAATCGCGCACGCCGAGAGGCGGCCAAGGCGCACATTCTTGTTGCCAACCACCACCTCCTCTTTGCAGACCTCGCCGTTCGCGAGCAGTTGGGTACCGCCGGTGAGGCTGCCGTGCTCCCGCCCTATCGCCACATAATTTTTGATGAGGCGCACAACATCGAGGAGGTGGCCAGCAGCTACTTCGGGAGCCGCATCACCCGCGCCGGACTGGCGCGCCTGCTGCGCCGTTTCCACCGCCCCGCAAAGGACGGCAACAAAGGCTTGCTCCACTTGGCAGGGGCCAAGGTGCACACCCACAGCGACGTCCTCCCCATAGAACTTCTCTGGGAGGCGACAAGCCTCATCGAGCGCACGCTTGTGCCGCTGGTGGACCAGCTCCTCGAGGAGAACAGCGCCACCATGGAGTTGCTTTACCAGGCTGTGCGGGCACGCGCCGAGGAACAGGAAGGGGAAGCAAAACTGCGGCTTACCCCGTTTGCCCAGCGCGAACTTCTAGCCGGTGAACCAGAGGAAAAAGTGCGCGCCCTGTGCTCGGGCCTTCGCCAGTTCGCAGCCAAGGTGGCAGGCCTCCTGCGGACGTTGGAACGCATTGCCAGGTACGCGGAACAGGACTTCTCTTCCCTTCTCATCGAACTGCGAGCCGCAGGCGAACGGCTTGAGGCGGCGGCAGATACTGTCGAAGACATCCTCTTCGGCACAGACGACGAGAATACGCGTTGGATCGAGGTCAAGGCAGGCCAGCGTGAGAACATTGTCCGACTCCTGAGCGCCCCGATCGAGATTGGCCCCATGATGCGCACCGCCGTGTTCGATCGCTTCCAGACCGTGGTCATGACCTCAGCCACCCTAACTGTAGCCGGGACTTTTGACTTTCTCAATGAACGCACCGGGGCAGGCCTAGTCCGGAAACGGCATGAGGTGATACTCCCGGCGCCTTTTGACTTTGAGCGGCAAGTCATTGTCGGGGTCCCCTTGGATATCCCAGATCCCAGGGACCACCAGTTCGCAGCGGTACTCAGCGAGCTCGTCTTTCAGGCCCTGCTCATCTCCGAAGGGCGGGCGTTTGTGCTCTTCACTTCTTACGGGCTTCTGAACAAGATTCACCGCGAGCTCGACCCCTTGCTGATGGAACATGGGATCGTCGCCTTGAAGCAGGGAACGGATGACCGGCACCGCCTGCTGGAGCGCTTCCGCAGGGATACTACCTCGGTGCTCTTTGGCACCGACAGCTTCTGGCAAGGCGTGGATGTCGAAGGTGAGGCCCTGGAGTCGGTGATCATTACCAAGCTGCCCTTTCAGGTTCCCACCGAGCCGCTAGTGGAGGCGCGCCTTGAGGCCATCAAGAATCGAGGTGGGAATCCGTTTACGGAGTACACGGTCCCGTGGGCTACGCTCAAGTTCAAGCAGGGGTTCGGGCGCCTGATTCGGCGCAAGACGGACCGCGGCTGCGTGTTGATTTTCGACAGGCGTGTGGTCCTGAAAAGCTACGGCAGCGTGTTCTTAGGTTCTTTGCCCAAGTGTCAGCTTGTCACGGGCACCACCGAGGAGGTGTTCGCGGCACTCCGGGAATTCTTCGCCCGAACCAGGCGAACCTGA